From the Betaproteobacteria bacterium genome, the window GCCGGGCAACGAGGAACTGCGCCGCCAGATCGCGCGCAAATCGCTGGACTTCGGTTGCAGCCTTGCGGCCAAGGACATCATCGTGACTCACGGCTGCATGGAAGCCCTGAATCTCTGTGTGCGCGCAGTGGCAAAACCGGGCGATACGATCGCGCTGGAATCGCCGACCTATTTCGGGTTGCTGCAGATTCTCGAAAGTCTGCAGATCAAGGCGCTGGAAATTCCCACGCACCCGCGCGAGGGCATTTCGCTGGAAGCCCTGGAATTCGCGCTTGAGCGCTCGAAAATCGCAGCGGTGATTACGATGCCGAACGCGCAGAATCCTCTCGGCTTCACGATGTCGGACGAAAACAAGAAGCGCCTGGTAAAAATGCTCGACAAGCGCGGCGTGCCGCTGATCGAGGACGACGTGTATGGCGACCTCTACTACGGAGACGACAGGCCGTTGCCGGCCAAGGCTTTCGATCGCACCGGCAACGTGATGCTGTGTTCGTCGTTCACCAAAACCGTTGCGCCCGGGTTTCGCCTGGGCTGGGTGTCCCCTGGCCGCTGGCATGCGCAAGTGCAGATGGCGAAGTTCATCAATTCCGTCGGCAGCCCCGAAGTGCTGCAACTCGTTGTGGCGGATTTTCTCGCCAGCGGCGGATATGACCGCCAGTTGCGACATCTGCGGCGCGTATTCCGCGACCAGGTGTCGCTCATCTCCACGGCAATCACCGAGCATTTCCCGGCAGGCACGCGCATCACCCGGCCCGCGGGCGGCTACATCCTCTGGGTGGAACTGCCGGAAGGCTGCGACTCCGAGGAGTTGTTCCGCCAGGCGCTGCGCAACAAGATTTCGCTCGGCCCCGGCACGCTGTTCTCAGCAACCGACCGCTATCGCAATTGCATTCGCATGGGATGCGCGGAGCCATGGTCACCGCGCGTCCAGCAGGCGGTCGCCAAGCTCGGCGACCTGCTAAGAAAACAACTCTGACCCCCGCGTCCGCTTCGTTGTCCGGCATGGCCGTCGCCGAGAAACGACAAACCTCCTTGCGTGTTCCGGCGCTGGTTTCTAACGGAGAACTATTGCCGCCGAATTCCGACTAATGGCTTGAGCATTATCCAGTGCTCGCACATTCCGGAACAATCAGCAAAGAGGAAACTACATGAAGAAAATCTTGATGGCATTTGGACTGATCACTGCAGTGCTCTCCTCCGCGGCGATGGCGCAGAGCACGAATGGCCTCATGTTCGGTGGTACCGTCGGCTTCACAAAGCCGCATGGTTCGGACAATGATTCGGGCATGACCATCGGCGGCCGGCTGGGCAAACAAATCCAGGGGAATTTTTCCTGGGAAGCCGATCTGAATCTCGGCATCGTCGACGGCGCAATCGGCGCCAACAAGGACTGGAACATCAATTCGGTTGCGGCTTACGGCGTGTATCGCACCGACGGCGACATCCACCTGAAGGCAAAACTCGGGGTGGCCTACTGGGATGACGATTTTGACCACGACACCAGCCTTTCGGCGGGTATCGGTATCGGCTTCCGCATGGGGCGTGGCATCCTCGACGTCGAATACACGCAGATCAACAGCTACGTCGACTACTTCACGGTGGGCTACAGTCTGCCGTTCTGAATAAAGGAGTTTACGGTCGCAGGCAAGCCTGCATCCTGCCAATTCACGACATTAAAAAACCCGCACAGCTTGCGCTGTGCAGGTTTTGTTTTGCACCGGTCCTAGCTGACCGAAGCGATTGCTATCAACTGAGTGCGTGGCCGACCGCGTTAACGTAAAGCGCGTAGATCGACGTGCTGCCGCACATCATCAGACGATTGCGTTTGGTACCGCCGAACGTAAGATTGGCGATGACTTCCGGGGTATGCAGGAATGCCAGCAGTGAACCGTCGGGGTGATGCACGCGCACGCCGTTGGTATCCATGCCGCCCCAGCCCCAACTGCACCAGACGTTGCCGTCGGTGTCGCAGCGTACGCCGTCGGTGAAGCCCGGCGCGAAATCCGCAAATACCTTTGGGTTGGACAGCGCCGTTCCCTTGACGTCGAACACGATGATGTTGGCGGGATTGCCAGGCCCATCGGTCGCGCCGGTATCGACAACGTAGCAGCGCTTGAAGTCCGGCGAGAAACAGATGCCGTTCGGACGACGCATCGGTCCTTCCGCTGCGATCGTGACCTTGCCTGCCGGATCGATGCGATAGACCCGTGTCGGCAGCTCGAATTCGGCCTTGTGCCCTTCGTACGGTCCCATGATGCCGTAGCCCGGGTCCGTAAAGTAGAGGGAGCCGTCGTGGTGAGTCGCAACATCGTTCGGCGCATTGAGCTTCTTGCCATCGAAACTGTCGCACAGAATCGTCCATGTGCCGTCATATTCGCGGCGGCGCATCCGGCGGGTATCGTGCTCACATGCGATCAACCGGCCCTGGTTGTCGCGACCGTGGCCGTTCGAGTAACCGGACTCGGTCTGGTATACGCTGACATGACCGTCGTCTTCGTTCCAGCGCAGCACGCGGTGATTCGGAATGTCGCTCCACAACAGGCAACCCCAGTCACCCATCCACACCGGGCCTTCGCACCACAGAGCCCGGTCGTTGCCGCTGCCGTGCCAGATCCGTTGCAGCGTGGCGTTGCCTTGCCGTCCGCTGAAGCGCTTGTCCTTCACTTCGAATGCTGGCTCGGGGTAAGTTACCGGGTCTTCGCCGGTCCAATCGCGGTCCCGTCCGAACTTGTCGGTGCCCGCAAACGCCGAGGTTGCGGTTGCAGCGGCGGCCGCCGACGCGGCGGCAGTCGCCAGAAAACTGCGTCTGCTCATTCCCACCGGCTTTTCGACGCTCGCCTCGGCCGGCTTGGCGAGCTCGTGATCTTGTGCTCGTTCCATGTTGGTCTTCCTCCTAGTTGTTCAAGTTATTCACGTCACCTCCGCCTTTGATGACAAACGCCCCGGCGAGGTTATTGTGTTTGGCCGCGCCGCGAAAGGCTCGGACGCGACCACCGGGGTTCTCAGTTCCCCAGCGTCAAGAAACGACTCGCAAACCTTAGTCTTACGCAATGCGATTGGCAACCCGTCTCAATTTGAGACACCCCATGGGACGCCCGTCGTGGATTAAGATGGCTGGACAACCCGGAGCGCCCATGAAATTCGTCAGCCAGTTGTTGTCCGCCCATCTCGCCCGTTATCCCGCAATGCAACTTGATGACATTTACAAGCTGCTGCATCAGGCGGCGCTGGGTCCGGGCCATGCGGTGGACAATCCTGCTGCAACGCGCAAGCGACTGGACGAGGAGATCGCAGCATTGGGCGAGGCTCCTCCCGAATTATTACAAGATGTCATTTCCCCGGACGGACGGCTCGGCCGCGTTCACCTGCGATCCTACCTGGCGTCCGGCGGCAGTGCCGATGCACTCCATCGCGCCTTCGTTGAAACGGCGAACAGCTACCCGGCTTCACCCGACAAGCTGGCCAAGTTCTGCGGCTGCCTCGGCGATCTTGCCGCTGCCGGCGGCATCCCGTTTGCGCGCGAAAACGTCCTCGCCTACTTCGGGAAGATTGCTCGCGAGGGCTATCCGGCGGTTCATCATTCCGAGGCGTTCCGTCGCGCCTATCAGCCTGCATATCGCGTTGTGGACATCGTCCACCTCACCCCTTCCCTCTCCCCCTGAAGGCGGAGAGGGTGATTGACCCCGGGAGTTGTTGCGCTTCGGCAGTTTCGAGGTAAGGATTCCGGTACTTCTTCGTGTTGCTTCGTGTCCTTCGTGACTTAAGGTGAAACACTTACGGCTGAAGCTGTCGTGGTGAGATTTTGGTTTTGAATGTTTCAGGGAGAAATACAATGAGCGGCCTGTGCATCACCGACGTACGAGCGTATCCGACTTCCTTTCCGGTCGATCCGAAAGACAGCGTCACGCTCGGCATCGGTCGCACCGTCAAGCGCGACGCCGTCATCGTCAAGGTTTCCACCGAGGACGGCGTAACCGGATGGGGCGAAGCGCATCACGGCCGCTGCCCCGGCGCTGTCGCTCACCTCGTCAATACCACGATGAAACAACTCGTCGTCGGGCAGGA encodes:
- a CDS encoding PLP-dependent aminotransferase family protein produces the protein MTQQVVLYETVADSISGMISVGTLRPGERVPSVRRLSTQRRVSIATVLRAYEVLENRGLIEARPNAGYYVRHRMPVADEPSISNPPVAPRLVGISALVQEVLDARRPDVVSFGAACPGPDHMPTAKLQRTISSIARRKPLSLTQYVLPPGNEELRRQIARKSLDFGCSLAAKDIIVTHGCMEALNLCVRAVAKPGDTIALESPTYFGLLQILESLQIKALEIPTHPREGISLEALEFALERSKIAAVITMPNAQNPLGFTMSDENKKRLVKMLDKRGVPLIEDDVYGDLYYGDDRPLPAKAFDRTGNVMLCSSFTKTVAPGFRLGWVSPGRWHAQVQMAKFINSVGSPEVLQLVVADFLASGGYDRQLRHLRRVFRDQVSLISTAITEHFPAGTRITRPAGGYILWVELPEGCDSEELFRQALRNKISLGPGTLFSATDRYRNCIRMGCAEPWSPRVQQAVAKLGDLLRKQL
- a CDS encoding outer membrane beta-barrel protein, which gives rise to MKKILMAFGLITAVLSSAAMAQSTNGLMFGGTVGFTKPHGSDNDSGMTIGGRLGKQIQGNFSWEADLNLGIVDGAIGANKDWNINSVAAYGVYRTDGDIHLKAKLGVAYWDDDFDHDTSLSAGIGIGFRMGRGILDVEYTQINSYVDYFTVGYSLPF
- a CDS encoding SMP-30/gluconolactonase/LRE family protein, giving the protein MSRRSFLATAAASAAAAATATSAFAGTDKFGRDRDWTGEDPVTYPEPAFEVKDKRFSGRQGNATLQRIWHGSGNDRALWCEGPVWMGDWGCLLWSDIPNHRVLRWNEDDGHVSVYQTESGYSNGHGRDNQGRLIACEHDTRRMRRREYDGTWTILCDSFDGKKLNAPNDVATHHDGSLYFTDPGYGIMGPYEGHKAEFELPTRVYRIDPAGKVTIAAEGPMRRPNGICFSPDFKRCYVVDTGATDGPGNPANIIVFDVKGTALSNPKVFADFAPGFTDGVRCDTDGNVWCSWGWGGMDTNGVRVHHPDGSLLAFLHTPEVIANLTFGGTKRNRLMMCGSTSIYALYVNAVGHALS